The following are from one region of the Cetobacterium somerae genome:
- a CDS encoding autotransporter outer membrane beta-barrel domain-containing protein: protein MKIYNKKYLFIGILSALVTACGSGGGGGGSSSNSPSASTPSPTVSSKPTTNIVAPVNPVANPEKVEGKPMVPVISEVNKPNGGDNGDNPNLPVVEENEEIVPVPQPGEPQPDELPPPFERPPLKNSGTITMKDEGMVALLALDNETAVNEKTGIINVTTKHSSAILALGKTAKGINEGTIIGTQSDLIEIMKLMEGAYGANLENNGTIKGTGISISAMSNRSNHGEGFTSVNNGDIELNGNNESNLYYTSLIGMEALKSIKENDADEDITLINNKNISIHNDNFHILNPNAVSSMYLHGMSMRVDNDSTAKNTMINNGNISVSGKHSAGMNASGNNITMVNKGTIKATGEDSNGMIGYGKNISVINEGTIDVSGAYSNGIDVSQGAVGINEKTGVIKIDGKNAFAMTATNGSKVINKGKIILSGESIGMYAGNVGVNSDKYETSTIVNDGEIIFGDTNPYKIAIWASDNGTYVNNGKILGEDGIEIKTEDKGKFIVGKEASGDVSRVRAKRSLKIDGDVIASKDLIDGNKKEVIYKDVFSAPKIELARGTDSKAVSMFYNSKLELNKTENVDMVVYRNETTIEKSYESTEFNSLTSSLDNYLDIEGMELSKDEKLVVDKILKSDNINEVQKVVKDLSGEIYANLPRQIFDIQDRFIKEDGKLIDNLNEYSYNFNFFGDKSSVKNKGEISGYKTTSEGFVGTKRFENNIYATIGYENSSVKYNEGSKGAIQSIHTGIYKKLLLNEFDIKLGLNGEYNFHETNREIDSFEKKAKGKYNSYTLGANSEISRVYGDSLYIKPTLGLNLGYGKHEKFTEKNAGDLGLTVKEESYFSVLPSVGFKVGKNFGSVDIYSNAIYSYELGDLNKKQGMSLLGDKVNYKLNSDSLEKANLVLNAGVSTEIKDFKITFELGKEFGKRDNNYLALGIGYKF, encoded by the coding sequence ATGAAAATATACAATAAAAAATATCTATTTATCGGAATCCTTTCTGCATTAGTAACAGCATGTGGAAGCGGAGGAGGTGGCGGTGGTAGTAGCAGTAACTCACCTTCTGCTTCTACACCTTCACCTACAGTTAGTAGCAAACCTACTACAAATATAGTTGCACCTGTAAATCCAGTTGCAAATCCAGAAAAAGTTGAAGGAAAACCTATGGTTCCTGTTATTTCTGAGGTTAATAAACCCAATGGTGGAGATAATGGGGATAATCCCAATCTACCTGTTGTAGAAGAAAATGAGGAGATTGTTCCTGTTCCTCAACCTGGAGAACCACAACCAGACGAACTTCCACCTCCGTTTGAGAGACCTCCTCTTAAAAATAGTGGTACTATCACTATGAAAGACGAAGGTATGGTTGCTCTTCTTGCTCTTGATAATGAAACAGCAGTAAATGAAAAAACTGGTATTATTAACGTTACTACAAAGCATTCTTCAGCTATTTTAGCTCTTGGAAAAACTGCTAAAGGTATAAATGAAGGAACTATTATTGGAACTCAATCAGATCTTATTGAAATTATGAAGTTAATGGAAGGTGCCTATGGAGCTAACCTAGAAAATAATGGTACTATAAAGGGAACTGGTATATCTATTAGTGCTATGTCAAATCGTTCTAATCATGGTGAAGGATTCACTTCTGTTAATAATGGAGATATTGAGCTAAATGGTAACAATGAATCAAATCTATATTATACAAGTTTAATTGGAATGGAAGCTCTTAAAAGCATTAAAGAAAATGATGCTGATGAGGATATTACTCTTATTAACAATAAAAATATCAGCATTCACAATGATAATTTTCACATTTTAAATCCTAATGCTGTATCATCTATGTATCTTCATGGAATGAGCATGAGAGTTGATAATGATAGCACTGCTAAAAATACAATGATAAACAATGGAAATATATCTGTAAGTGGAAAACATAGTGCTGGTATGAATGCTAGTGGAAACAATATAACAATGGTTAATAAAGGAACTATTAAAGCTACTGGTGAAGATAGTAATGGAATGATTGGTTATGGAAAAAATATATCAGTTATCAACGAGGGAACTATTGATGTTTCAGGAGCATATTCAAATGGTATAGATGTTTCTCAAGGTGCTGTTGGAATCAATGAAAAAACTGGTGTTATAAAAATAGATGGTAAAAACGCTTTTGCTATGACTGCTACAAATGGAAGTAAAGTTATAAATAAAGGTAAAATAATCTTAAGTGGTGAATCTATTGGTATGTATGCTGGAAACGTTGGAGTAAACTCTGATAAATATGAAACTAGTACTATTGTTAATGATGGAGAGATTATTTTTGGAGATACAAATCCATATAAAATTGCTATTTGGGCCTCTGATAATGGAACTTATGTTAATAACGGGAAAATACTTGGTGAAGATGGTATTGAGATAAAAACTGAAGATAAAGGTAAATTTATTGTTGGAAAAGAGGCTTCTGGAGATGTTTCTAGAGTTAGAGCTAAAAGAAGTTTAAAAATAGATGGAGATGTTATTGCATCTAAGGATTTAATAGATGGAAACAAGAAGGAAGTTATTTATAAAGATGTTTTCTCTGCTCCAAAAATTGAGTTAGCTAGAGGTACTGATTCAAAGGCTGTTTCTATGTTTTATAACTCAAAGTTAGAACTTAATAAAACTGAAAACGTTGATATGGTTGTCTATAGAAATGAAACTACTATTGAGAAAAGCTATGAAAGTACAGAGTTTAACTCTTTAACTAGCTCTTTAGATAACTACTTAGATATTGAAGGAATGGAACTATCTAAAGATGAAAAATTAGTTGTAGATAAAATTTTAAAATCTGATAATATCAATGAGGTACAAAAAGTTGTAAAAGATTTATCTGGAGAGATTTATGCTAATCTTCCTAGACAGATTTTCGATATTCAAGATAGATTTATAAAAGAGGATGGAAAACTTATAGATAACTTAAATGAGTATAGCTATAACTTTAACTTCTTTGGAGATAAATCATCTGTTAAAAATAAAGGGGAGATCTCTGGATATAAGACTACGTCAGAGGGATTTGTAGGAACAAAAAGGTTCGAAAATAATATTTATGCAACTATTGGATATGAAAATAGTAGTGTTAAATATAACGAAGGATCTAAGGGGGCAATTCAATCTATTCATACTGGAATCTATAAAAAACTTCTTTTAAATGAGTTTGATATTAAACTTGGATTAAATGGAGAGTATAACTTCCACGAGACAAATAGAGAGATTGATAGTTTTGAGAAAAAAGCTAAAGGAAAATATAACTCTTATACTTTAGGAGCTAACAGTGAAATTAGTAGAGTTTATGGTGATTCATTATATATTAAACCTACTCTTGGATTAAACTTAGGGTATGGAAAGCATGAGAAGTTCACTGAGAAGAATGCTGGTGATTTAGGATTAACAGTGAAAGAGGAGAGTTATTTCTCAGTTCTTCCAAGTGTTGGATTTAAAGTTGGTAAAAACTTTGGATCTGTAGATATCTATTCAAATGCTATCTACTCATATGAGTTAGGAGATCTAAATAAAAAACAAGGTATGTCTCTTTTAGGAGATAAAGTTAATTATAAACTAAATAGTGACTCTTTAGAGAAGGCAAATTTAGTGTTAAACGCTGGAGTATCTACTGAGATTAAAGATTTTAAAATCACTTTTGAACTTGGAAAAGAGTTTGGAAAAAGAGATAACAACTACCTAGCATTAGGTATTGGTTATAAATTTTAA
- a CDS encoding 6-carboxytetrahydropterin synthase translates to MRSITTFDLQYAHRFYQFKGEAQYLHGHTGLLTIEVEDSINEGVNMVYPCNEIQKTAWDVLKNFDHALILREDDPLLPAILNVYEETGIKDGTPQNTMKGEAFKTELATAYPDSRLVVTKETLTVEGMIKIVYDLLKDKLNIAKITFTSGVNAASAEYNTKNNIERCPLCGISLDENHACPKCGYKK, encoded by the coding sequence ATGAGAAGTATTACTACATTTGATTTACAATATGCACACAGATTCTATCAGTTTAAAGGAGAGGCACAATATTTACACGGGCACACTGGTCTTTTAACTATTGAAGTTGAAGATTCTATTAACGAAGGAGTTAATATGGTTTATCCTTGTAACGAAATTCAAAAGACAGCTTGGGATGTTCTTAAAAACTTTGACCACGCACTTATCCTAAGAGAAGATGATCCACTTCTTCCTGCTATTCTTAATGTTTATGAAGAAACAGGTATTAAAGATGGTACACCTCAAAATACAATGAAGGGTGAGGCATTTAAAACTGAACTTGCAACTGCATACCCTGATTCACGTTTAGTTGTTACAAAGGAAACTCTAACAGTTGAAGGTATGATTAAAATAGTTTATGACTTATTAAAAGATAAATTAAATATTGCTAAAATCACTTTTACTAGTGGTGTAAACGCTGCATCTGCAGAGTACAATACAAAAAATAACATCGAACGTTGTCCTCTTTGCGGGATTTCATTAGATGAAAACCATGCTTGTCCTAAGTGTGGATACAAAAAATAA
- a CDS encoding Fur family transcriptional regulator, which produces MKFSKQRELILNYILNSHEHLTADTIYADLKKDNPELSLGTVYRNLTKLTEIGAIKKVSLPNQVDKFDKNLEPHAHFICDECGSITDINIPEVDKFLNKISKDEDISIRKYDITLNGTCKKCKSNK; this is translated from the coding sequence ATGAAATTTTCTAAACAGAGAGAATTAATCTTAAATTATATATTAAATAGTCACGAACACCTTACAGCAGATACTATATATGCAGATTTAAAAAAAGATAATCCTGAACTAAGTTTAGGGACAGTTTATAGAAATTTAACAAAGTTAACAGAGATAGGAGCTATAAAAAAAGTTAGTTTACCTAATCAAGTGGATAAGTTTGATAAGAATTTAGAGCCACATGCTCATTTTATATGTGATGAATGTGGAAGTATAACAGATATAAATATCCCAGAGGTGGATAAGTTTTTAAATAAGATTTCAAAGGATGAGGATATCTCAATAAGAAAATATGATATCACTTTAAATGGAACTTGTAAAAAATGTAAGAGTAACAAATAA
- a CDS encoding response regulator transcription factor, with protein sequence MILIVEDTESLRKLTRKILEKEGLSIDEAENGEIALEKVSGETKYSLILLDIMMPKMNGLEFIKELRSFSEVPVVFITALSDERSQVLAYENGADGYLTKPFSKPLLISMVKRFEQKASKPVHYDDLTLSKSSRGVFINGEELHLPTKERELLFYLEENKGSIKTREQILDAIWGYDFYGNDRVVDKHIAKLRDRLGESSRFIKTVKALGYKFEV encoded by the coding sequence ATGATATTAATAGTTGAGGATACTGAGAGTTTACGAAAACTCACGAGGAAAATTTTAGAGAAAGAGGGACTTTCTATAGATGAAGCTGAAAATGGAGAGATTGCTCTTGAAAAGGTAAGTGGAGAAACAAAATACTCTCTTATTCTTTTAGACATAATGATGCCTAAAATGAATGGACTAGAGTTTATAAAGGAACTTAGAAGCTTCTCTGAAGTTCCTGTTGTTTTTATAACAGCTCTTTCAGATGAACGTAGTCAAGTTCTTGCCTATGAAAACGGTGCTGATGGATATTTAACTAAACCTTTTTCAAAACCACTACTTATTTCTATGGTAAAAAGATTTGAGCAAAAAGCATCAAAGCCAGTACACTATGATGATCTAACTCTTTCTAAATCTAGTAGAGGAGTTTTTATTAATGGTGAAGAGTTACACCTTCCAACTAAAGAGCGTGAACTTCTATTTTATCTAGAGGAAAATAAAGGTTCTATTAAAACTAGAGAACAGATTTTAGATGCTATTTGGGGTTATGATTTTTATGGAAATGATAGAGTTGTAGATAAACACATAGCAAAACTTCGTGATCGTTTAGGTGAATCTAGCAGATTTATTAAAACAGTTAAAGCTCTTGGCTATAAGTTTGAGGTTTAA
- a CDS encoding EAL domain-containing protein, which translates to MIYRLFALVFFVLFNFAFSEVYTPSTTKEKEEFSKLQKEEIIIGLINEPFYNLSYPNTPSLNDTAKKFLKDYMQLNVVFKTISYKNLESEVEAGSIDGVALIPKNQFFDDFLDFSDSIFSEKLFVISQNTPINSLEDLNDKIIYTPYMESYVNILNAVLDNNDLHSYFIPVENLYNYKSKLLLTTNPVLYKPNYGIKIGNSSGVTIALSHKYVKLLPFVNSALKSGYRDIFLKELHNLESSISYNNFYTSLTEDEKRYLENLSPIKVAYENRTDSLVSYKSQLSGKYQGIAPNIFKVLKNNLNIDFIDITDDSYKTTDNLKNHEFDTMILSKTQERSKDFIFSKKIYDIKMYVINLDNSPSSSGTIGVLRNNVEEHLARRYDVDSNITIFDDLEAMVKALNSGEIGNLLVTNKEDFDSNKYNIIPFETIPVNLMFNKENVILRDIINKAFHHSIDLKNLANLSELERDLENKNIYLKNKEVRDILVLFSILFIFIIFAISIYLYKERLNKKNLLKDSLTNLPNRFIFDKFCHEENSLIGSTFVIDLNNFKNINDSLGHEFGDVILKEFATFLKNSFIDSYIFRISGDEFYGFSFENQEQIIEKLKKYKEFCPTLLKYNITFNLGISHKSSSMTLATSFRYSDLAMLETKKEKSKFFKIADDKFIKKMDRESSLLSLLKEDIKGVYALFQPKYCIKTNKIIGAESLARYSSLELGPIGPFEFIPIAEKYNFIHKVDYKIAKESIVFVKELLESGISLNNFRISFNISMKTFKRNDLITIISGLLSYFKVPGKYIEIEITESIFVLDMKDLISKLKALKALGIQISLDDFTAGHSTAGLLPLLPIDIVKFDKSLLDSLEINQEKGMIVYKNLTSLIKDLNFKIVSEGVETKEQLEFLEFLNVDYVQGYYFSKPISKEEFTMEVRNL; encoded by the coding sequence ATGATTTATCGATTGTTTGCCCTTGTTTTTTTTGTGCTTTTTAACTTTGCTTTTAGTGAAGTTTATACACCTTCTACAACTAAAGAGAAAGAGGAGTTTAGTAAATTACAAAAAGAAGAGATTATTATTGGTCTAATAAATGAACCTTTTTATAATTTAAGTTACCCTAATACTCCCTCTTTAAATGATACTGCTAAAAAGTTTTTAAAAGATTATATGCAATTAAATGTAGTTTTTAAAACTATTTCTTATAAAAATTTAGAGAGTGAAGTTGAAGCTGGCTCTATTGATGGAGTTGCACTAATTCCTAAAAATCAATTTTTTGATGATTTCCTTGATTTTAGTGATAGTATTTTTTCAGAAAAACTTTTTGTAATCTCTCAAAATACACCTATAAACTCTTTAGAAGATTTAAATGATAAAATTATTTATACTCCTTATATGGAGTCATATGTAAATATTCTCAATGCAGTTTTAGATAATAATGATCTTCACAGCTATTTTATACCTGTTGAAAACTTGTATAATTATAAAAGTAAACTTTTATTAACAACAAATCCAGTACTCTATAAACCTAATTATGGAATTAAAATCGGAAATTCTTCTGGGGTAACTATAGCTCTTTCTCATAAATATGTGAAACTTCTTCCATTTGTTAATAGTGCCCTTAAATCAGGTTATAGAGATATTTTTTTGAAAGAACTTCATAATTTAGAAAGTTCTATATCTTATAATAATTTTTATACCTCTTTAACGGAAGATGAAAAAAGATATCTTGAAAATCTTTCTCCCATTAAAGTAGCTTATGAAAATAGAACTGACTCTCTTGTTTCATATAAATCACAACTAAGTGGAAAATATCAAGGTATAGCTCCTAATATTTTTAAGGTTTTAAAAAATAATCTTAATATAGATTTTATTGATATTACTGATGATAGTTATAAAACTACTGATAATCTTAAAAATCATGAGTTTGATACAATGATTCTTTCTAAAACTCAAGAACGTAGTAAAGATTTTATATTTTCTAAAAAAATATATGACATTAAGATGTATGTTATTAATTTAGATAACAGTCCATCATCAAGTGGAACTATTGGAGTTTTAAGAAATAATGTAGAAGAGCATCTTGCTAGAAGATATGACGTAGATAGTAATATTACTATTTTTGATGATTTAGAAGCTATGGTTAAAGCATTAAATAGTGGTGAAATTGGAAATCTTCTTGTTACAAATAAAGAGGATTTTGATTCTAACAAATATAATATCATACCTTTTGAAACTATCCCTGTTAACTTAATGTTTAATAAGGAAAATGTAATTTTAAGAGATATTATAAATAAAGCTTTTCATCATTCAATCGATTTAAAAAACTTAGCTAATTTATCTGAACTTGAAAGAGATTTAGAAAATAAAAATATATATTTAAAAAATAAAGAGGTTCGTGATATTCTTGTACTTTTTTCCATACTTTTTATTTTTATAATTTTTGCTATTTCAATCTACTTGTATAAAGAGCGTTTAAATAAAAAAAATCTACTAAAAGATTCTTTAACAAACTTACCAAATAGATTTATTTTTGATAAATTTTGTCATGAAGAAAACTCTCTTATTGGTTCAACTTTTGTTATTGATTTAAATAATTTTAAAAATATAAATGACTCTTTAGGTCACGAGTTTGGAGATGTTATTTTAAAGGAGTTTGCTACTTTCCTAAAAAATAGCTTTATAGATTCATATATTTTTAGAATATCTGGAGATGAGTTCTATGGTTTCTCTTTTGAAAATCAAGAGCAAATTATTGAAAAGTTAAAAAAGTATAAAGAGTTCTGTCCAACACTTTTAAAATATAATATTACTTTTAATCTAGGTATAAGTCATAAATCATCAAGTATGACTTTAGCCACTAGCTTCAGATACTCAGACTTAGCTATGCTTGAAACTAAAAAGGAAAAAAGTAAATTCTTTAAAATTGCCGATGATAAGTTCATAAAAAAAATGGATCGAGAATCTTCACTACTTTCTTTATTAAAGGAGGATATTAAAGGAGTCTATGCTTTATTTCAACCTAAATATTGTATTAAAACCAATAAAATTATTGGAGCTGAATCTCTTGCTAGATATAGTTCATTAGAACTTGGACCAATAGGCCCCTTCGAATTTATACCTATAGCTGAAAAATATAATTTTATACATAAAGTTGACTACAAAATTGCTAAAGAGTCTATTGTTTTTGTCAAAGAACTTCTTGAGAGTGGTATATCTTTAAATAACTTTAGAATATCATTTAATATATCTATGAAAACTTTTAAACGGAATGATTTAATTACTATTATCTCTGGTTTACTTAGTTATTTTAAAGTTCCTGGAAAATATATTGAGATTGAAATAACTGAATCTATCTTTGTTTTAGATATGAAAGATTTAATAAGTAAATTAAAAGCACTAAAAGCTCTAGGTATCCAAATTTCTTTAGATGATTTTACTGCTGGACACTCAACTGCTGGTCTTTTACCACTTTTACCAATAGATATAGTTAAATTTGATAAATCACTTCTTGATTCTCTTGAAATTAATCAAGAAAAAGGAATGATTGTATATAAAAATTTAACATCACTAATAAAAGATCTGAATTTTAAAATTGTATCTGAAGGAGTTGAAACAAAAGAACAATTAGAATTTTTAGAATTTCTTAATGTTGATTATGTTCAAGGTTATTACTTTAGTAAACCTATTTCTAAAGAAGAATTTACTATGGAGGTAAGAAATCTATGA
- a CDS encoding HAMP domain-containing sensor histidine kinase: MKLRNKLILILSLVLLVFLFLEGFLGNIYFEKYFRYSKVLQLEKIDFINSGKIDYDKLKDYEKSQNALVMIYRDDKIVNIENFYYIKVETKDGEVFVLLDAFLDNLYSNTILKIENKDLVEITAIKVLDNYYLPTTLIKNNDVFKDYKFSYRSKDIYDIKGRVEKVNTPYTQSSLGDDFLESLLAIDVLKPQKAKYKDVDGDDEFQLITLNRDGYKVVIFYSFENIKDIFPSLRLYFYLKAILIIFLTVLIGIILEKIMVKPIVNLSKVSEKIANLNFIKEIDYKSKDEIGTLYKDIFKMSEKLENIIELYKGKISRNKEAQIKLEESIKLFMHEVKTPLSAIIGFSDLLLEDEHTEEIAIINSESKRILKMANTLLEENRCSENKLILEKKSFSLTSLIELSLKIFESDCKTIDIDTSHLEDVTVFGDREKLEQVILNILKNALEYSKYKIKIYTEEKNDEVLLFLENDGPHIPKENIEKVWNKFFSSNSEGRGLGLYISSEILDAHNFKYGVENCDFGVRFFIILKKEI, encoded by the coding sequence ATGAAATTACGAAATAAACTAATTTTGATTTTATCTTTAGTTCTACTAGTTTTTCTATTTTTAGAGGGTTTTTTAGGAAATATCTATTTTGAAAAATACTTTAGATATAGTAAAGTCCTACAACTTGAAAAAATAGATTTTATCAATAGTGGTAAAATTGATTATGATAAACTCAAAGATTATGAAAAAAGTCAAAACGCTTTAGTTATGATTTATAGAGATGATAAAATTGTAAATATTGAAAATTTTTATTATATAAAAGTAGAAACTAAAGATGGAGAAGTTTTTGTATTACTCGATGCTTTTTTAGACAATCTTTACTCTAACACTATTCTAAAAATTGAAAATAAAGATTTAGTTGAAATAACTGCTATTAAAGTTTTAGATAACTACTATCTTCCTACAACTTTAATAAAAAATAACGATGTTTTTAAAGATTATAAGTTTAGCTATCGTTCTAAAGATATCTATGATATTAAAGGTAGAGTTGAAAAGGTTAATACCCCATATACTCAATCTAGCTTAGGGGATGATTTTTTAGAATCTCTACTGGCTATCGATGTTTTAAAACCTCAAAAAGCAAAATATAAAGATGTAGATGGTGATGATGAATTTCAACTTATAACATTAAATCGTGATGGATACAAAGTTGTTATTTTCTATTCCTTTGAAAATATCAAGGATATATTTCCATCTTTAAGACTCTATTTCTATCTAAAAGCTATTTTAATTATCTTTTTAACAGTACTAATTGGTATTATTCTAGAAAAAATTATGGTTAAACCCATTGTTAATCTTTCAAAAGTTAGTGAAAAAATAGCTAATCTTAATTTTATAAAAGAGATTGATTATAAAAGTAAAGATGAAATAGGAACTCTATATAAAGATATATTTAAAATGAGTGAAAAACTTGAAAACATAATTGAACTTTATAAAGGAAAAATCTCTAGAAACAAGGAAGCTCAAATAAAGTTAGAGGAAAGTATAAAACTTTTTATGCATGAAGTTAAAACTCCTCTTTCAGCTATTATTGGTTTTAGTGATCTACTTTTAGAAGATGAGCACACTGAGGAAATTGCAATTATAAATAGTGAAAGTAAAAGAATTTTAAAAATGGCTAACACTCTTTTAGAAGAGAATCGTTGCTCTGAAAACAAATTGATTTTAGAAAAAAAATCCTTTAGTTTAACCTCTTTAATAGAGCTATCCCTAAAGATTTTTGAAAGTGATTGTAAAACCATAGATATTGATACTTCTCATTTAGAAGATGTGACAGTATTTGGTGATAGAGAAAAGCTTGAGCAAGTTATACTTAATATTTTAAAAAATGCTTTAGAATACTCTAAGTATAAAATTAAAATCTATACAGAGGAAAAAAATGATGAAGTTCTTTTATTCTTAGAAAATGATGGCCCTCACATTCCTAAAGAAAATATAGAAAAGGTTTGGAATAAATTCTTCTCATCAAATAGTGAAGGAAGAGGTCTAGGTCTTTATATCTCATCTGAGATTTTAGATGCTCACAATTTTAAGTATGGAGTAGAAAACTGTGACTTCGGTGTAAGATTTTTTATAATTTTAAAAAAAGAGATATAA
- a CDS encoding GGDEF domain-containing protein, with protein sequence MKNKSYNNLVILSIVLLTFSFIFFIIIKENRLKEKESFFLKNITISNDSININNLTPLQKEVWDKFQQIPKSEYNSRYEEIAENNRVLLNLRSKENVGAYILKQVLSSGNLSPKAELFILNKLRVLDATSGNIVNSIKLTMEYLSLAEELNSEPDIVRAKIALSSIFNSLGGHEISIKILKDIDIENKNFLDISRTTISLYLYLAENFGFLNNTKEGFKYLNKITPLLENECGNFKINVLILKNLLEARLYIISDNKEEALKCLNTANPLLDNLEKVFFTDLENLRLLTMENYYLKYEPSKFSPDALKTFIKTSNYYGDITFLKIAFKLLFKYYYEANNFEEYTKLTKDYDQYLNRINIANNKVFSMYLIENLEHERFAKENEKLYKNITLLIVAMVLILGAVYKRMVYLDKKSKIDTLTTIGNRLAFKEDLENLKANDEYSMLLFDIDNFKKINDTYGHEFGDEVLSTIGKILKTIENKEISIYRVGGEEFTILFTHFNENFAMESCEYIRKSVENIHWKHPITVTISGGFSKATKNTYAECDKRLYKAKGSGKNMIIYQDIDEGDVK encoded by the coding sequence ATGAAAAATAAATCTTACAATAATCTTGTTATATTATCAATTGTTTTGCTAACTTTCTCCTTTATATTTTTTATCATTATTAAAGAAAATAGATTAAAGGAAAAAGAGTCATTTTTTCTAAAAAATATTACAATTAGTAACGATTCTATTAATATAAATAATTTAACTCCCTTACAAAAAGAGGTTTGGGATAAGTTTCAGCAGATTCCAAAAAGTGAATATAACTCTCGTTATGAAGAGATTGCTGAAAACAATAGAGTACTTTTAAATTTACGTTCTAAAGAAAATGTTGGAGCTTACATTTTAAAACAAGTTCTAAGTAGCGGAAACCTTTCTCCTAAGGCTGAGTTATTTATTTTAAATAAACTTAGAGTTTTAGATGCTACTTCTGGAAATATTGTAAACTCTATAAAATTAACTATGGAATACCTAAGCTTAGCTGAAGAGTTAAATTCTGAACCTGATATTGTTCGGGCTAAAATAGCTTTAAGCTCTATTTTTAATAGTTTAGGTGGTCATGAAATCTCTATAAAAATACTAAAAGATATTGATATTGAAAATAAAAACTTTCTTGATATTTCAAGAACTACTATCTCCTTGTATCTATATTTAGCTGAAAATTTTGGTTTTTTAAATAATACAAAAGAGGGATTTAAATATTTAAATAAAATCACACCTCTATTGGAAAATGAATGTGGAAATTTTAAAATAAATGTATTAATTTTAAAAAATCTACTTGAAGCTAGATTATATATAATTTCTGATAATAAAGAGGAAGCTTTAAAGTGTTTAAATACTGCTAATCCTTTACTTGATAACCTTGAAAAAGTTTTTTTTACTGATTTAGAAAATCTTCGTTTATTAACTATGGAAAACTATTATTTAAAATATGAGCCTAGTAAATTTTCGCCAGATGCTCTTAAAACTTTTATAAAAACTTCTAATTATTACGGAGATATTACATTTTTAAAAATTGCATTTAAACTTCTGTTTAAATATTACTATGAAGCCAATAACTTTGAAGAGTATACTAAGCTCACTAAGGATTATGATCAATATTTAAATAGAATTAACATTGCTAATAATAAGGTTTTTAGTATGTATCTTATTGAAAATTTAGAGCATGAACGTTTTGCTAAAGAAAACGAAAAGCTTTATAAAAATATAACTCTTTTAATTGTTGCTATGGTTTTAATTTTAGGTGCTGTATATAAACGTATGGTATACCTTGATAAAAAATCTAAAATTGATACTTTAACAACAATTGGAAATAGACTTGCTTTCAAAGAGGACCTAGAGAATTTAAAAGCTAATGATGAATACTCTATGTTGCTTTTTGATATAGATAATTTTAAAAAAATAAATGATACTTATGGACATGAATTCGGGGATGAAGTGTTATCAACTATTGGTAAAATTCTTAAAACCATTGAAAATAAAGAGATTTCAATATATAGAGTTGGTGGGGAAGAGTTTACTATTTTATTTACACACTTTAACGAAAATTTTGCTATGGAAAGTTGTGAATACATTAGAAAAAGTGTAGAAAACATCCATTGGAAACACCCAATTACTGTTACTATAAGTGGCGGTTTTTCCAAGGCTACGAAAAACACATATGCTGAGTGTGATAAAAGACTTTATAAAGCTAAAGGCTCTGGGAAAAACATGATTATATATCAAGATATAGATGAAGGAGATGTTAAATGA